One region of Peribacillus simplex genomic DNA includes:
- the ltrA gene encoding group II intron reverse transcriptase/maturase, giving the protein MLMEQILERENLIQALKRVERNKGSHGVDGMRVQNLRPHLVTEWYNMKTALLQGTYQPKPVRRIEIPKPNGGVRLLGIPTVLDRFIQQAIAQILTKIYDSTFSENSYGFRPNKQGHQAVRKAKSYITEGYTWVVDMDLEKFFDKVNHDKLMGMLERKIEDKRVLKLIRKFLQAGIMIGGLFHKSEEGTPQGGPLSPLLSNIMLDDLDKELEKRNLRFVRYADDSTIFVKTRKAAKRAMGNISSFIENKLKLKVNYEKSKYDRPWNRTFLGFSFTKSKKNPKVLLAKQTVKRVKKRIREMTSRKLPIPMELRINKLKQYLRGWMGYFALIDTPNVLKNLDSWIRRRLRMCLWKQWKLPRTRVRKLKGLGVPFGKAYEWGNSRKGYWRIAHSPILDKTLNNVYWLHHGLVNLYERYTKLRQT; this is encoded by the coding sequence ATGTTAATGGAACAGATACTAGAGAGGGAAAACTTAATACAGGCATTGAAGCGTGTAGAAAGAAATAAGGGAAGCCATGGTGTAGATGGAATGCGCGTTCAAAACCTGAGACCGCACCTCGTAACCGAATGGTACAACATGAAAACTGCCCTTTTACAGGGTACCTATCAACCGAAGCCCGTCCGTCGTATCGAAATCCCGAAACCAAACGGCGGAGTTCGGCTTTTGGGTATTCCAACCGTTCTAGACCGTTTCATTCAACAAGCCATTGCCCAAATATTGACCAAGATATATGACTCGACCTTTTCGGAGAATAGCTATGGATTTCGCCCTAACAAACAAGGGCACCAGGCGGTTCGAAAGGCAAAGTCCTATATAACCGAAGGTTATACATGGGTAGTGGATATGGATTTGGAGAAGTTCTTCGATAAAGTGAATCATGACAAGCTCATGGGAATGTTAGAGCGGAAAATTGAAGATAAACGAGTTCTTAAACTGATTCGTAAATTCCTTCAAGCAGGCATTATGATAGGCGGACTTTTTCATAAAAGTGAGGAGGGAACTCCGCAAGGAGGTCCGTTAAGTCCTTTATTATCTAATATCATGTTAGACGATTTAGATAAAGAACTAGAGAAACGCAATCTTCGATTCGTAAGGTATGCGGATGACAGTACTATCTTTGTGAAGACACGAAAAGCCGCCAAACGTGCAATGGGAAATATCTCAAGCTTCATTGAAAATAAACTGAAGCTAAAGGTCAACTACGAGAAGTCGAAGTATGATCGCCCTTGGAACAGAACGTTTCTCGGTTTTAGTTTCACGAAGTCAAAGAAGAACCCGAAGGTTCTACTGGCTAAACAAACGGTGAAGAGGGTAAAGAAACGAATCAGGGAAATGACCTCGAGAAAATTACCGATACCCATGGAACTCCGAATAAATAAGTTAAAGCAATACCTTAGAGGTTGGATGGGGTATTTCGCCCTCATTGATACTCCGAACGTATTGAAGAATTTAGATTCATGGATTCGAAGAAGACTCAGAATGTGCCTATGGAAGCAATGGAAATTACCAAGAACGAGGGTGAGGAAACTCAAAGGATTAGGCGTCCCATTTGGAAAAGCATATGAATGGGGAAATAGCAGAAAGGGTTATTGGCGCATAGCGCATAGTCCTATTCTAGACAAAACCCTTAATAATGTTTATTGGCTCCATCATGGGTTAGTAAATCTATATGAACGATATACAAAACTACGTCAGACTTAA
- a CDS encoding MFS transporter produces the protein MKMQTKSKVWTKDFIILSLVNFFLTLIFFLLNATITLYALNEFNASTSQAGLVAGIFIIGALIGRLFTGPFMNTIGLKRILMIGLIFFTLTTLLYFIDYGISFLIMSRFVNGITVGIATTVIGTIVALTIPESRRGEGIGYFAVSTALATGLGPFIGLYMSQHKSFDMIFSFSLVLGIISLVTGFFVNIPLLKTTKMKHENVGFKLFGFIEPKALPIGIIILTMAFCFSGVLSYLNLYAIKLDLVDTASFFFIVYTASVLVSRPFTGRLMDRKGANFIMYPAFILFGVGMLLLSSASNSVTFLLAGALIGFGFGNILSVGQTIAIYLAAPHRMGLATATFFISFDIGNGFGPSLLGLVIPTTGYNALYAILGIVVFATSTLYYFLYGKKERAYRLRMAESS, from the coding sequence ATGAAAATGCAAACAAAATCTAAAGTGTGGACGAAAGATTTTATCATTCTTTCTTTAGTTAATTTTTTCTTAACATTAATATTCTTTTTATTAAATGCAACAATCACCCTTTATGCTTTAAATGAATTCAATGCATCTACAAGCCAAGCTGGTCTTGTAGCCGGTATTTTCATTATCGGGGCATTAATCGGTCGTTTGTTTACCGGGCCGTTCATGAATACAATTGGGCTAAAACGAATATTAATGATCGGGTTAATCTTTTTTACATTAACTACATTGTTATACTTTATAGATTACGGGATTTCCTTTCTCATAATGAGCCGGTTCGTAAACGGTATTACAGTGGGTATAGCGACTACCGTAATTGGTACGATTGTCGCCCTCACAATACCGGAATCACGGAGAGGGGAAGGAATTGGCTACTTTGCTGTAAGTACAGCACTGGCTACTGGACTCGGTCCATTCATTGGCCTTTACATGAGTCAGCATAAAAGCTTCGACATGATTTTTAGTTTCAGCCTTGTTTTAGGGATTATTAGCTTAGTAACCGGATTCTTCGTTAATATCCCTTTATTGAAAACAACGAAAATGAAACACGAAAATGTAGGATTTAAGCTTTTCGGCTTCATTGAGCCAAAAGCACTTCCCATTGGTATCATTATCCTTACGATGGCCTTCTGTTTCTCCGGTGTTCTTTCTTATTTAAATTTATATGCTATCAAGTTAGATTTAGTGGATACGGCAAGCTTTTTCTTTATTGTATATACAGCCTCTGTCTTGGTATCGCGGCCATTCACCGGCCGGTTGATGGACAGAAAAGGAGCAAACTTTATTATGTATCCGGCCTTTATCCTTTTTGGAGTCGGAATGCTGCTCCTCAGTTCAGCAAGCAACAGTGTAACCTTCTTATTAGCAGGTGCATTGATTGGTTTTGGCTTTGGTAACATTTTGTCAGTGGGTCAGACAATAGCAATTTATTTGGCTGCACCTCACCGCATGGGCCTCGCCACAGCCACTTTCTTTATATCTTTTGACATAGGTAATGGATTTGGACCTTCTCTTCTTGGATTGGTCATTCCAACAACCGGTTATAATGCCCTGTATGCGATTTTGGGTATCGTCGTCTTTGCAACATCTACCCTCTACTACTTCCTATACGGCAAAAAAGAACGTGCATATCGGTTACGTATGGCTGAATCAAGTTGA
- a CDS encoding cell wall hydrolase has protein sequence MARASYRSSDVDLMARMMRAEAEGEGQQGMLYVGNVIVNRLVANCLDFKGLRTIPQVIYHVQGGNYSFEAVQKGNVFYQRARGIERRLAEQNLKYWRQHPARYALWYFNPHAPCPPTWYDQPQTGQFKEHCFYEPKPATCDSVYRG, from the coding sequence ATGGCAAGAGCAAGCTACCGAAGTTCAGACGTTGACTTAATGGCAAGGATGATGAGAGCAGAAGCCGAAGGAGAAGGACAACAAGGAATGTTATATGTTGGAAATGTAATTGTAAATCGTCTTGTAGCTAATTGTTTAGACTTTAAAGGTTTAAGAACAATTCCACAAGTCATTTATCATGTACAAGGAGGAAATTATTCTTTTGAAGCTGTTCAAAAAGGGAATGTATTTTATCAAAGAGCGAGAGGTATTGAAAGAAGATTAGCAGAACAGAATTTGAAGTACTGGAGACAGCATCCGGCTAGATATGCTCTTTGGTATTTTAATCCACATGCTCCATGCCCTCCAACATGGTATGATCAACCTCAAACTGGTCAATTTAAAGAACATTGTTTTTATGAACCAAAACCTGCAACATGTGATAGTGTTTATAGAGGTTAA
- a CDS encoding DUF192 domain-containing protein translates to MKNRIKMLKILSGNRETRLIVQVADTQRKREKGLMFVGKLPENEGMLFVFSEKIYSGFWMKNTLIPLSIAFLDSDGEILKILDMEPCKEDKCPTYDPGLSYHYAIEVNLGWFEKNQIKEGDYVKFD, encoded by the coding sequence ATGAAAAATAGAATAAAAATGTTAAAAATACTCAGTGGAAACAGGGAAACTAGATTAATCGTTCAAGTTGCAGATACTCAAAGAAAAAGAGAAAAGGGCTTAATGTTTGTTGGAAAATTACCTGAAAATGAGGGGATGTTATTTGTGTTTTCAGAAAAAATATATAGTGGATTTTGGATGAAAAACACATTAATTCCTTTATCTATTGCTTTTCTTGATTCAGATGGTGAAATATTGAAAATACTTGATATGGAACCTTGTAAAGAGGATAAATGCCCTACCTATGATCCGGGACTTTCTTATCATTATGCAATTGAAGTGAATCTTGGATGGTTTGAAAAGAATCAAATCAAAGAAGGGGATTATGTAAAGTTTGATTGA
- a CDS encoding DinB family protein, with protein sequence MRPRPLSIENPEYDRYVSLVPDGDIEEILSKQRTKTITLLSSISEETARKAYAPGKWTLKEVIGHMADAERVMSYRMLAIARNESAPLPAMDQDQYVSAANFNKLSWEQLLAGLDTVRSNTLSLISTIDDAAWDRNGTVMNSPVSIGTFAYGIVGHELHHMKVISDKYL encoded by the coding sequence GTGCGTCCACGACCATTATCTATTGAAAATCCAGAGTATGATAGGTATGTTAGTCTTGTGCCAGATGGAGATATTGAAGAAATACTTAGTAAGCAACGAACTAAGACCATTACCCTCTTGAGCAGCATATCAGAGGAGACAGCAAGGAAGGCGTACGCACCAGGGAAATGGACTTTAAAAGAAGTGATTGGGCATATGGCCGACGCGGAACGTGTGATGTCGTATCGAATGCTTGCCATTGCTCGAAATGAAAGTGCACCACTCCCAGCAATGGATCAGGATCAATACGTTTCTGCGGCAAACTTCAACAAATTATCCTGGGAGCAGCTACTAGCTGGTTTAGACACGGTACGCTCCAACACGTTAAGTCTTATTTCAACCATTGATGATGCAGCGTGGGATCGTAATGGAACTGTAATGAACAGCCCAGTTTCGATAGGTACCTTTGCATATGGCATTGTCGGGCACGAGTTACACCATATGAAAGTGATTAGTGATAAATACTTATAA
- a CDS encoding GNAT family N-acetyltransferase — protein sequence MKYRKANIDDIDKLVELRKKQLVDEGIEPNIDIDRELYVFFKNKLSDGTLIQWLVEDNEEIIACGAVIFYEFPPCYTNKTGKKAYITNMYTNENYRGQGIATKLLTKLVDEVKISGISKIWLGASKMGRPVYKKFGFMETDEFLELNIF from the coding sequence TTGAAATATCGTAAAGCAAATATCGATGATATTGATAAATTGGTCGAGTTAAGAAAAAAGCAATTAGTTGATGAGGGGATAGAACCTAATATAGATATTGATAGAGAACTATATGTTTTCTTTAAAAATAAACTAAGTGATGGTACTTTAATTCAATGGCTAGTGGAGGATAATGAAGAAATTATAGCTTGTGGTGCAGTAATTTTTTATGAATTTCCACCTTGTTACACCAATAAGACTGGAAAAAAGGCTTATATCACAAATATGTATACTAATGAAAATTATCGTGGGCAAGGAATCGCAACAAAGCTGTTAACTAAATTAGTTGATGAAGTTAAGATTTCAGGTATTTCAAAAATATGGCTTGGGGCTTCAAAAATGGGTAGACCAGTGTATAAGAAGTTTGGTTTTATGGAAACTGATGAATTTCTAGAATTAAATATTTTTTAA
- a CDS encoding MBL fold metallo-hydrolase, with amino-acid sequence MKIKQIRNATLVVEYAGKKFLIDPMLAEKGTYPPFPNSLRQDQFNPLFSLPTSIENIIHDIDAVIVTHLHLDHFDDVAKEVLPKDIKMFVQNEEDATEVRNAGFQNVEVLQEDTVFEGIQLIKTKGEHGRGEILKLAGLVCGVVFKHSNEKTLYVAGDTVWYDAVQEVIDTNKPEIIAVNGGNNQFFEGGSLIMGKEDIYEVYKSAPNAQIIVSHMEAVNHWTLSKKELKSFLDEKGISSTVLIPDDGESYSLSVEK; translated from the coding sequence ATGAAAATCAAACAAATTCGAAATGCCACACTTGTTGTCGAATATGCAGGCAAAAAGTTTTTAATAGATCCGATGTTAGCTGAGAAAGGTACGTACCCACCGTTCCCAAATTCATTAAGACAAGATCAATTTAATCCTTTATTTAGTTTACCAACATCGATTGAAAATATTATTCATGATATAGATGCTGTCATTGTCACTCACCTACATCTTGACCACTTTGATGATGTTGCCAAAGAGGTATTGCCAAAAGATATCAAAATGTTTGTTCAAAATGAGGAAGATGCTACAGAAGTTAGAAACGCCGGTTTCCAAAATGTAGAGGTTTTACAAGAAGATACAGTCTTTGAGGGTATCCAATTAATCAAAACAAAAGGCGAGCACGGAAGAGGAGAAATATTAAAACTTGCTGGTTTAGTATGTGGCGTTGTCTTCAAACACTCAAATGAAAAAACGTTATATGTAGCTGGAGATACAGTATGGTATGACGCAGTCCAAGAAGTGATTGATACAAATAAACCAGAAATCATTGCTGTAAATGGTGGAAATAATCAATTCTTTGAAGGCGGTTCTCTCATCATGGGGAAAGAGGATATCTATGAAGTGTACAAGTCTGCCCCTAACGCTCAGATTATTGTGAGCCACATGGAAGCCGTCAATCACTGGACACTATCAAAAAAAGAATTAAAAAGCTTTCTTGATGAAAAGGGAATCTCTTCTACTGTTTTAATCCCAGATGATGGCGAATCATACTCATTATCGGTTGAAAAATGA
- a CDS encoding DUF6584 family protein — MFLIDKIPVKTIKKIEEDIEKNDLGKARDRLHGLISTFPNELDLRRKLGDIYFALKYPSMAGRYWYLEKNKSPEMVKACIQFEKSMGNDPIRIGRAIKFKGDSEILKRLQLDQVISPIQNKVKENLLEEPEDPFKDKVVIFGCFSIIILTIIFALIGVYALFNWIF; from the coding sequence GTGTTTTTAATAGATAAGATACCTGTTAAAACTATAAAGAAGATAGAAGAGGACATTGAAAAAAATGATTTAGGGAAAGCACGGGATAGACTACACGGGTTAATTTCAACCTTTCCTAATGAATTAGACCTCCGTAGAAAGTTGGGGGACATATATTTTGCATTAAAATACCCTTCAATGGCTGGTCGATACTGGTATTTAGAAAAGAATAAGTCACCAGAAATGGTAAAAGCGTGTATTCAATTCGAAAAATCTATGGGGAACGATCCTATCAGAATAGGAAGAGCTATAAAATTTAAAGGTGATAGTGAAATTTTAAAAAGATTGCAATTAGATCAGGTAATTTCCCCTATACAAAATAAAGTTAAAGAAAATTTGCTGGAAGAACCTGAAGATCCATTCAAAGATAAGGTAGTTATTTTTGGTTGCTTCTCAATAATAATATTAACAATTATTTTTGCATTAATCGGAGTTTACGCACTCTTTAACTGGATTTTTTGA
- a CDS encoding Lrp/AsnC family transcriptional regulator, with translation MLDNTDMGILHELSKNSRITMKELGEKVHLTGQAAASRVAKLEDNGVIEGYAIKINQLKLGCFIHAFITIITQSTYHQPYLSFIKTREQYIINNYKISGDGCYLLECKFPSNELLNQFLEDLNEHANYKLSIVINK, from the coding sequence ATGTTAGATAATACGGATATGGGTATCTTACATGAACTATCCAAAAACAGTCGAATCACGATGAAAGAATTGGGGGAGAAAGTCCATTTGACTGGTCAAGCAGCTGCATCTAGAGTTGCTAAATTGGAGGATAATGGAGTGATTGAGGGATATGCCATTAAAATTAATCAACTAAAATTAGGTTGTTTTATCCATGCTTTTATTACTATCATTACACAAAGCACTTATCACCAACCTTATCTGTCGTTCATAAAAACACGAGAACAATACATCATAAATAACTATAAAATCAGTGGAGATGGCTGTTATCTACTCGAATGCAAATTTCCATCAAATGAACTTTTAAATCAATTTTTGGAAGACTTAAACGAGCATGCAAATTATAAATTATCAATTGTTATTAATAAATAG
- a CDS encoding LysR family transcriptional regulator translates to MNIKEIALKIEILNRQNLSKSAEITNYTQSALTAKVKKIESEIGKLVFNRTPQGLKITSVGLQYKNYLQLIAKEYEEFLQSIGAFQTNAKVDFGASHTTLKIYGAHIANTLNMNDIQMDVDFAVDSSNAINQKVHNSELDCALISEPIKKYPDLTYEIVATETFEIISSKDHIINFDWKTPITLLVLSIGCMYTRAVTEWLMNNQIPYKLKEIKSISSIQDFLQISNTIAVLNTKLIDLYNYTNIHYYNLSFNNVINTVFVFKMNDGEQNNIVQLKNVLKTIG, encoded by the coding sequence ATGAACATCAAAGAAATAGCATTGAAAATTGAAATATTAAACCGTCAAAATTTAAGTAAGTCTGCAGAAATCACGAACTATACTCAATCCGCCCTTACGGCTAAAGTGAAAAAAATAGAGTCGGAAATTGGCAAACTTGTTTTTAATCGCACGCCCCAAGGATTGAAAATCACTAGTGTAGGATTACAGTATAAAAACTATCTTCAACTTATTGCAAAAGAGTACGAAGAATTTTTACAAAGCATCGGTGCCTTTCAAACTAACGCTAAAGTGGATTTTGGCGCATCACATACAACCTTGAAAATCTATGGTGCCCACATCGCGAACACTTTGAATATGAACGACATTCAAATGGATGTGGATTTCGCTGTAGATTCCAGTAATGCCATAAACCAAAAAGTGCACAATTCCGAATTAGATTGTGCACTCATTAGTGAACCTATTAAGAAATATCCCGACTTAACTTATGAAATCGTTGCAACTGAAACATTCGAGATCATTTCAAGTAAGGACCATATCATCAATTTTGATTGGAAAACACCTATTACATTGCTCGTATTGAGTATAGGTTGTATGTATACAAGAGCTGTGACCGAATGGCTTATGAATAATCAAATACCATATAAATTAAAGGAAATAAAATCAATCAGCAGTATCCAAGATTTTTTGCAAATCAGCAATACCATTGCAGTATTGAATACTAAGCTTATTGACTTATATAACTATACAAACATTCACTACTACAATTTAAGCTTTAACAATGTCATTAATACCGTTTTCGTTTTTAAGATGAACGACGGCGAACAGAACAATATCGTACAATTAAAAAATGTTCTGAAGACGATTGGTTAA
- a CDS encoding GTP pyrophosphokinase, translating to MLKKKMKIEVIQKVLDNWRGFFLPYQMALHELESDFKVIDLEWKTQHGYSPIEHMKTRMKKLSSLVEKIQKKEIPLTQEAVRNEIRDILGVRIVTSFIDDVYMLKEHIEQREDIRMIRVKDYIQDPKMSGYKSLHLIVETQVILSNEIIWVPAEIQIRTSAMDFWASTEHKLNYKYQGETIPEDAQKQLIELAKASSLMDKEMSRLRTKLLAN from the coding sequence ATGCTGAAAAAAAAGATGAAAATCGAGGTTATTCAAAAAGTATTAGACAATTGGAGGGGGTTCTTTTTACCTTACCAAATGGCCCTACATGAATTAGAAAGTGATTTCAAGGTTATTGACTTAGAATGGAAAACACAACATGGCTATTCTCCTATTGAACATATGAAAACACGTATGAAAAAATTAAGTTCTTTGGTGGAGAAAATACAAAAAAAAGAAATTCCTTTAACACAAGAAGCGGTGAGGAATGAAATAAGAGATATTTTGGGAGTTAGAATTGTCACAAGTTTTATTGATGACGTATATATGTTGAAGGAGCATATCGAGCAACGTGAAGACATTCGAATGATACGCGTAAAGGATTATATTCAGGACCCGAAAATGAGCGGATATAAAAGTTTGCACCTGATTGTAGAAACCCAAGTCATCTTATCCAACGAAATAATATGGGTTCCTGCAGAAATACAAATTCGTACTTCCGCTATGGATTTTTGGGCATCCACCGAGCATAAACTAAACTATAAATATCAAGGCGAGACTATACCAGAGGATGCTCAAAAGCAGCTAATTGAGCTTGCCAAAGCTTCTTCCTTAATGGATAAAGAAATGTCAAGATTAAGAACAAAATTACTGGCCAATTAA
- a CDS encoding Lrp/AsnC family transcriptional regulator, producing MLDKTDMDILDELSKNSRITMKKLGEKVHLTGPATSARVAKLEDSGVIEGYGIKVNQVKLGFYIHAFLTIITQSTNHQPYLSFIKTQEQYLVRNYKISGDGCYLLECKFPSNELMNKLLEGLNEHANYKLSIVINK from the coding sequence ATGTTAGATAAGACGGATATGGATATCCTTGATGAACTATCCAAGAACAGTCGTATCACGATGAAAAAATTAGGTGAGAAAGTCCATTTGACTGGTCCAGCTACTTCAGCCAGAGTTGCGAAATTAGAGGATAGTGGAGTTATTGAGGGATATGGCATTAAAGTTAATCAAGTCAAATTGGGATTTTATATACATGCTTTTCTAACTATCATTACACAAAGCACTAACCATCAGCCATATTTATCATTCATCAAAACTCAGGAACAATACCTTGTACGTAACTATAAAATCAGTGGAGATGGCTGTTATCTTCTTGAATGTAAATTTCCATCGAATGAACTAATGAATAAACTTTTAGAAGGGTTAAACGAGCATGCAAACTATAAATTATCGATTGTTATTAATAAATAG
- a CDS encoding IS3 family transposase (programmed frameshift) — protein sequence MERKNTGKKYNNEFKKTIVDLYHSGNSVRELSGEYGVSDVTIYKWVKEFTPIGLGEESMTPKELAAIQKENLRLKQEVEILKKGYGHIREKITETDLTEFIEENRNLYPVQRMCEVLEIPRSSHYQSLQLVVSNREQENKELTNKINLIYLESKGRYGAPKIHQILLTKGFSLSLKRVQRLMSKASIRSITKKKYRPYPSKEKVIQLDNLLKRDFTTQTINEKWVADITYIHTLKDGWCYLASVLDLHSKKIVGYSFSRSMTTELVIKAFDNAHSSQKPSEGLVLHTDLGSQYTSSEFTQHTQNHHIKQSFSQKGCPYDNACIESFHAILKKEEVNHVQYLDYQTAKLAIFQFIEGWYNRKRIHSSLGYKTPQAIEDQIRNAA from the exons TTGGAACGTAAGAATACAGGTAAAAAATATAATAATGAATTCAAGAAGACTATTGTAGATCTTTATCACTCGGGTAATTCAGTAAGAGAATTAAGTGGCGAATATGGTGTATCAGACGTAACTATTTATAAATGGGTTAAAGAATTTACCCCTATCGGTTTAGGGGAAGAGTCTATGACTCCAAAGGAATTAGCCGCCATACAGAAGGAAAACCTTCGGTTAAAGCAGGAAGTTGAAATCTTAAAAAAGG GCTATGGCCATATTCGCGAAAAAATAACCGAGACAGATCTTACCGAATTTATCGAGGAAAATAGGAATCTATACCCTGTACAGAGAATGTGTGAAGTATTAGAAATCCCAAGAAGCAGCCATTATCAGTCTCTTCAACTTGTAGTATCCAATCGCGAACAGGAAAACAAAGAACTAACGAATAAAATTAATCTCATTTACCTAGAAAGCAAGGGACGGTATGGTGCTCCTAAGATACATCAAATCCTATTAACCAAAGGATTTTCCCTCAGTCTAAAGCGTGTTCAACGCTTAATGAGCAAGGCGAGTATTCGTTCTATCACGAAGAAAAAATACCGTCCTTATCCATCTAAAGAAAAAGTTATTCAGTTAGATAATTTGCTTAAACGAGACTTTACCACCCAGACCATTAATGAGAAATGGGTAGCTGATATTACGTATATCCACACGTTAAAAGACGGATGGTGTTATTTAGCTTCTGTATTGGATCTTCATTCAAAGAAAATAGTAGGGTATTCCTTTTCACGTTCTATGACGACAGAACTGGTCATAAAAGCTTTCGATAACGCTCACTCTTCACAAAAGCCCTCGGAGGGCTTAGTTCTTCATACGGATCTTGGCTCACAATATACAAGCAGTGAGTTCACTCAACATACTCAGAATCATCATATTAAGCAATCCTTTAGTCAGAAAGGTTGCCCGTACGATAATGCCTGTATTGAATCCTTTCATGCGATATTAAAAAAGGAAGAAGTCAACCACGTCCAGTATCTAGATTACCAAACAGCTAAATTAGCGATATTCCAATTTATTGAAGGTTGGTATAACCGAAAAAGAATTCACAGCAGCTTAGGATATAAAACTCCACAAGCCATTGAAGACCAAATTAGAAATGCAGCTTAA
- a CDS encoding MFS transporter, translated as MHTYYKWLIVLVATLSQTAATFVTYGMGPIAAFYQIEWNLTPLQTGFIVSAVNIGPMFSMLAFGYLMDKKGEKHIIGWGTILLGLSALTLVFVNDYIVLLLLLLLVGIWYGSAQTGGSTAIVKWFPNEHRGLALGIRQTGIPLGGSLASAVLSYTYYHFNLSSVHVVQGIVAIMGGLLFLLLYNEPERTSETGSASVGFKEKMSVIKNNKELYPMYIVGVVMMSLQMIIIAHFMSYLHNEGGYPLTEAGKYLSVVLIGGMVGRVVIAWASDQFFEGQRERLLLIVMAVTVILTVILPLIMTVEMEILMLLFCFLLGFVAIGWYSIFIACITEQSDSRFIGLTVSSALTLNQLFIVIAPSLFGLVVNLLNSYQQALYLTGISVALGAINLYRAKIKKRMDHGITTKFDQINTNNLDK; from the coding sequence ATGCATACATATTATAAATGGTTAATCGTATTGGTGGCCACGTTATCCCAAACTGCAGCAACCTTTGTGACATATGGCATGGGACCCATCGCTGCATTTTATCAAATTGAATGGAATTTAACACCGCTTCAAACAGGCTTCATTGTTTCAGCGGTCAATATTGGGCCGATGTTTTCAATGCTGGCGTTCGGTTACTTGATGGATAAAAAAGGGGAAAAACACATTATCGGGTGGGGGACCATTTTATTGGGGCTCTCAGCTTTAACGCTGGTTTTTGTTAATGATTATATTGTATTGCTGCTTTTATTATTGTTGGTCGGTATATGGTACGGAAGTGCTCAAACCGGTGGAAGCACGGCCATCGTAAAATGGTTTCCAAACGAACATAGAGGGCTGGCTCTAGGGATAAGACAGACGGGAATACCGCTTGGAGGATCTTTAGCCTCTGCAGTTTTATCCTATACATATTATCATTTCAATTTGTCATCAGTTCATGTAGTACAAGGGATCGTAGCAATAATGGGAGGGCTGCTCTTCCTATTATTATATAACGAACCAGAAAGAACGAGTGAAACAGGATCAGCCTCGGTCGGGTTCAAGGAGAAAATGAGTGTCATCAAAAATAATAAAGAGTTATATCCGATGTATATAGTAGGTGTTGTGATGATGTCATTACAGATGATTATCATTGCGCATTTTATGAGTTATTTGCACAACGAAGGGGGCTATCCATTAACAGAGGCAGGAAAATATTTAAGCGTCGTTTTAATAGGTGGTATGGTTGGACGGGTAGTCATCGCCTGGGCCAGTGATCAATTCTTTGAAGGTCAAAGGGAAAGATTATTGCTTATTGTGATGGCTGTTACCGTAATTCTTACAGTGATCCTGCCGCTCATCATGACTGTTGAAATGGAAATCTTGATGCTATTATTTTGTTTTCTTTTGGGCTTTGTAGCCATTGGTTGGTATTCCATTTTTATTGCTTGTATCACAGAGCAATCGGATTCCCGTTTTATAGGTTTAACGGTGAGTTCAGCATTGACATTAAATCAATTATTCATTGTCATAGCACCCTCTTTATTCGGATTAGTCGTTAATCTATTGAACAGTTATCAACAAGCCCTATATTTGACCGGAATATCTGTAGCTTTGGGCGCGATTAATTTATATAGAGCAAAAATAAAAAAAAGAATGGATCATGGGATCACCACGAAGTTTGATCAAATTAATACAAATAACCTTGATAAATGA